One region of Brachybacterium saurashtrense genomic DNA includes:
- the aroA gene encoding 3-phosphoshikimate 1-carboxyvinyltransferase, translated as MPGEVLWNAPVADHPVDALVRVPGSKSLTARWMLLAAAADEPSVLRGALVSRDTRLMRDALERLGAVLEVADGALHVTPLPPPAEHPAEPLEIHTGLAGTVMRFVPILAALHHGDVRFTGDDAALLRPMHAVVDALRQQGVEVTEHGEPGHLPLTVHGTGRLPGGRIALDASASSQFVSNVLLVAARAESDLELAHVGSTLPSLPHIDMTVQTLREAGVEASHHVDADGRHTWTVRRGEIRPVSVGIEPDLSNAGPFLAAAMVTGGTIAVDDWPETTTQPGDAYRDLLARMGGEVWREGRALCVRGSGEIHGIEADMSAVGELVPTIAALCALADSPSRLTGVAHLRGHETDRLKALAAELTKVGAHTVELEDGVEIHPGPLTGAVFESYEDHRMATAGAILGLRVPDLRVVDIGTTQKTLPDFVGMWLSMLHPEPAVDAE; from the coding sequence ATGCCCGGCGAGGTGCTGTGGAACGCCCCGGTCGCCGACCATCCGGTCGACGCCCTGGTGCGGGTCCCGGGATCGAAGTCGCTCACGGCGCGATGGATGCTGCTGGCCGCCGCGGCCGATGAGCCGTCCGTGCTGCGCGGCGCCCTGGTCTCCCGCGACACCCGGCTGATGCGCGACGCGCTGGAGCGGCTCGGCGCGGTGCTGGAGGTGGCCGACGGCGCCCTCCACGTGACGCCCCTGCCGCCGCCCGCGGAGCATCCCGCCGAGCCGCTCGAGATCCACACCGGCTTGGCCGGCACCGTGATGAGGTTCGTGCCGATCCTGGCGGCCCTCCACCATGGCGACGTGCGCTTCACCGGGGACGACGCGGCGCTGTTGCGGCCCATGCACGCGGTGGTGGACGCCCTGCGCCAGCAGGGGGTGGAGGTCACCGAGCACGGCGAGCCCGGGCACCTGCCGCTCACGGTGCACGGCACCGGCCGCCTGCCCGGCGGCCGGATCGCCCTGGACGCCTCCGCCTCCAGCCAGTTCGTCTCCAACGTGCTGCTGGTCGCGGCCCGGGCCGAGTCCGATCTCGAGCTGGCCCACGTGGGCTCCACCCTGCCCTCTCTCCCCCACATCGACATGACCGTGCAGACGCTGCGCGAGGCGGGCGTCGAGGCGAGCCATCACGTGGACGCCGACGGCCGCCACACCTGGACGGTGCGCCGCGGGGAGATCCGCCCCGTCAGCGTGGGGATCGAGCCGGACCTCTCCAACGCCGGCCCGTTCCTCGCCGCGGCGATGGTCACCGGCGGCACCATCGCGGTGGACGACTGGCCCGAGACGACCACCCAGCCGGGCGACGCCTACCGCGACCTGCTCGCCCGCATGGGCGGGGAGGTGTGGCGCGAGGGGCGCGCGCTGTGCGTGCGCGGCAGCGGCGAGATCCACGGGATCGAGGCGGACATGTCGGCCGTGGGCGAGCTGGTGCCCACCATCGCCGCCCTGTGCGCGCTGGCCGATTCCCCGTCCCGGCTCACCGGGGTGGCGCATCTGCGCGGCCACGAGACGGACCGGCTGAAGGCCCTGGCCGCCGAGCTCACGAAGGTGGGGGCGCACACCGTGGAGCTCGAGGACGGCGTGGAGATCCATCCGGGACCGCTCACCGGCGCGGTGTTCGAGAGCTACGAGGACCACCGCATGGCCACCGCGGGCGCGATCCTGGGGCTGCGCGTGCCGGACCTGCGGGTGGTGGACATCGGCACCACCCAGAAGACGCTGCCGGACTTCGTGGGGATGTGGCTGTCGATGCTGCACCCGGAGCCGGCGGTGGACGCGGAGTGA
- the rsgA gene encoding ribosome small subunit-dependent GTPase A: protein MRRSAKDFDESDVRIRPNRRGSRPRTKDRPKHEDAITGRVVSVDRGRWRTVVAEGTDQERAVTAMRARELGRTPIVPGDLVGLVGDTSGRDGSLARIVRLQERSSFLRRSADDDDPTERPLVANVDLMVMVTAVAEPEPRGGMIDRCLVAAYVAGIDALLVLTKSDLRSPEEFLTSYAPLGLEHVVTRRAEGAGEAGIVGLEALRERLSGRVSVLIGHSGVGKSTLLNALVPGADRAIGVVNDVTGRGRHTSSSALAMPLPDDDGWVIDTPGVRSFGLGHVDPDELLDAFADLAVLAAQCPRGCTHLEDAPDCALDALVERGEAGSAGPARLASYRRLATALRRNDPWEL, encoded by the coding sequence GTGAGGCGCTCGGCGAAGGACTTCGACGAGAGCGACGTGCGCATACGTCCGAACCGGCGCGGATCGCGGCCCCGCACGAAGGACCGCCCCAAGCACGAGGACGCGATCACCGGTCGGGTGGTCTCCGTGGACCGCGGCCGCTGGCGCACCGTGGTGGCCGAGGGCACCGACCAGGAGCGCGCGGTCACCGCGATGCGCGCCCGGGAGCTGGGCCGCACCCCGATCGTGCCCGGCGACCTGGTGGGGCTGGTGGGCGACACCTCCGGCCGGGACGGCTCCCTCGCCCGGATCGTGCGGCTCCAGGAGCGCAGCTCCTTCCTGCGACGCAGCGCCGACGACGACGACCCCACCGAGCGGCCGCTGGTGGCGAACGTGGACCTGATGGTGATGGTCACCGCCGTCGCCGAGCCCGAGCCGCGCGGCGGGATGATCGATCGCTGCCTGGTGGCGGCGTACGTCGCGGGGATCGATGCGCTGCTGGTGCTGACCAAATCCGATCTGCGCTCCCCCGAGGAGTTCCTCACCAGCTATGCGCCGCTGGGCCTCGAGCACGTGGTCACCCGCCGCGCCGAGGGGGCGGGCGAGGCCGGGATCGTGGGCCTGGAGGCGCTGCGGGAACGGCTCTCGGGCCGGGTGAGCGTGCTCATCGGGCACTCCGGGGTGGGCAAGTCGACGCTGCTGAACGCCCTGGTGCCCGGCGCCGACCGCGCCATCGGCGTGGTCAACGACGTCACCGGCCGCGGCCGGCATACCTCGTCCTCGGCGCTGGCCATGCCGCTGCCGGACGACGACGGCTGGGTGATCGACACCCCCGGGGTGCGCTCCTTCGGCCTGGGCCACGTGGATCCCGACGAGCTGCTGGACGCCTTCGCGGATCTCGCGGTGCTCGCCGCGCAGTGCCCCCGCGGCTGCACCCACCTCGAGGACGCCCCGGACTGCGCCCTGGACGCCCTGGTGGAGCGCGGCGAGGCGGGCAGCGCCGGCCCGGCGCGCCTGGCCTCCTACCGGCGCCTGGCCACCGCGCTGCGCCGCAACGACCCCTGGGAGCTGTGA
- the hisN gene encoding histidinol-phosphatase, producing MSSRFADDLRLAHVLADAVDQLTMSRFKAQDLEVSTKPDLTEVTDADRAAEQLVRSQLARSRSRDQVIGEEFGSTGASPRQWVIDPIDGTSNFVRGVPVWGTLIGLIEEGRPVVGLVSAPSLGRRWWGGEEAGAWTGSRINSASRLQVSSVDSLEEASLSYSSLHGWAEHERLPQMLNLMQRFWRTRAYGDFWSYMLVAEGAVDAACEPELALHDMVALVPIVTEAGGRFTSLDGEDGPFGGSAVATNGRLHEQILEALALSGD from the coding sequence ATGTCCTCTCGATTCGCTGATGACCTGCGCCTGGCCCACGTGCTCGCCGATGCCGTGGACCAGCTCACGATGTCGCGCTTCAAGGCGCAGGATCTCGAGGTCTCCACGAAGCCCGATCTCACCGAGGTCACCGACGCCGACCGTGCCGCCGAGCAGCTGGTGCGCTCGCAGCTGGCCCGGTCCCGTTCCCGCGACCAGGTGATCGGGGAGGAGTTCGGCTCCACCGGCGCCTCGCCGCGGCAGTGGGTGATCGATCCGATCGACGGCACCAGCAACTTCGTGCGCGGCGTGCCGGTGTGGGGCACGCTGATCGGTCTCATCGAGGAGGGCCGGCCCGTGGTGGGCCTGGTCTCCGCGCCGTCGCTGGGGCGGCGCTGGTGGGGCGGCGAGGAGGCCGGGGCCTGGACCGGTTCGCGGATCAACAGCGCCTCCCGGCTGCAGGTCTCGTCGGTGGACTCGCTCGAGGAGGCCTCGCTCTCCTACTCCTCGCTGCACGGCTGGGCCGAGCACGAGCGGCTGCCGCAGATGCTCAACCTCATGCAGCGCTTCTGGCGCACCCGCGCCTACGGCGACTTCTGGTCCTACATGCTGGTGGCCGAGGGCGCGGTGGATGCGGCGTGCGAGCCCGAGCTGGCGCTGCACGACATGGTCGCGCTGGTCCCCATCGTCACCGAGGCCGGGGGCCGCTTCACCTCGCTGGACGGCGAGGACGGCCCCTTCGGCGGCAGCGCGGTCGCCACCAACGGTCGCCTACACGAGCAGATCCTCGAGGCGCTCGCGCTCTCCGGGGACTGA
- a CDS encoding pyrophosphate--fructose-6-phosphate 1-phosphotransferase, which produces MTVKRVALLTAGGYAPCLSSAVGGLIERYTELVPDVEIIAYKHGYWGLLSGEKFVVDADVREKAGLLHNYGGSPIGNSRVKLTNTKDLVQRGLIAEGENALEVAANKLKDDGVDVLHTIGGDDTNTTAADLAKYLHENGHELQVVGLPKTIDNDIVPIRQSLGAKSAAEQTSVFAQNVLAEHGSNPKMLIIHEIMGRACGYLTAQAAEYYQDWHAQQEWLPGIGHTPERWDVHAVFLPELKLDIEAEAARLRTVMDEAGCVNIFLSEGAGIPEIVAEMQARGEEPEKDPFGHVKIDTINPGQWFAKQFAEKLGAEKVMVQKSGYFSRSAKANPEDIRLIKSMTDYAVQVALEGGSGLIGHDEERGDVLRAVEFERVAGHKAFDITQPWFAKVMERTGQSIVPAEGH; this is translated from the coding sequence ATGACCGTCAAGCGCGTCGCCCTCCTCACCGCCGGTGGCTATGCCCCGTGCCTGTCCTCCGCCGTCGGCGGCCTCATCGAGCGCTACACCGAGCTGGTGCCGGACGTCGAGATCATCGCCTACAAGCACGGCTACTGGGGCCTGCTCTCCGGCGAGAAGTTCGTGGTGGACGCGGACGTCCGTGAGAAGGCCGGCCTGCTGCACAACTACGGCGGCTCCCCCATCGGCAACTCCCGCGTGAAGCTCACCAACACGAAGGACCTCGTCCAGCGCGGCCTGATCGCCGAGGGCGAGAACGCCCTGGAGGTCGCCGCGAACAAGCTGAAGGACGACGGTGTGGACGTGCTGCACACCATCGGCGGCGACGACACCAACACCACCGCCGCGGACCTCGCGAAGTACCTCCACGAGAACGGCCACGAGCTGCAGGTGGTGGGCCTGCCCAAGACGATCGACAACGACATCGTGCCGATCCGTCAGTCCCTGGGCGCGAAGTCCGCCGCGGAGCAGACCAGCGTCTTCGCCCAGAACGTGCTGGCAGAGCACGGCTCGAACCCGAAGATGCTCATCATCCACGAGATCATGGGCCGCGCCTGCGGCTACCTCACCGCGCAGGCCGCCGAGTACTACCAGGACTGGCACGCGCAGCAGGAGTGGCTGCCCGGCATCGGCCACACGCCGGAGCGCTGGGACGTGCACGCCGTGTTCCTGCCGGAGCTGAAGCTCGACATCGAGGCAGAGGCGGCGCGCCTGCGCACCGTGATGGACGAGGCGGGCTGCGTGAACATCTTCCTCTCCGAGGGCGCCGGCATCCCCGAGATCGTCGCCGAGATGCAGGCCCGCGGCGAGGAGCCGGAGAAGGACCCCTTCGGCCACGTCAAGATCGACACCATCAACCCCGGCCAGTGGTTCGCGAAGCAGTTCGCGGAGAAGCTGGGCGCGGAGAAGGTGATGGTGCAGAAGTCCGGCTACTTCTCCCGCTCCGCCAAGGCGAACCCGGAGGACATCCGCCTGATCAAGTCGATGACGGACTACGCCGTGCAGGTGGCCCTCGAGGGCGGCTCGGGCCTCATCGGCCACGACGAGGAGCGCGGGGACGTGCTGCGCGCCGTCGAGTTCGAGCGGGTCGCCGGCCACAAGGCCTTCGACATCACCCAGCCGTGGTTCGCGAAGGTCATGGAGCGCACCGGACAGAGCATCGTCCCCGCCGAGGGGCACTGA
- a CDS encoding C2 family cysteine protease codes for MSRTRPRVRTWRRTLRALALIGRARAARSGADGDAADRAEGGAGGIDRTGGDGDGLLHLSPGPHGTALREDRGPLAPARLLRPRQGRLGDCWLMAPMLALHETAPERLRALLREEPGGIVAVQLPGMDRPLRVDRRLPVETGGGFCYARRHGANPGWAGVLEKAIAGHVAGDYRFLQRGLARFGFELLLGERVRTRLALPSAGQILAWQAEGRALTASTHPLSSLVPGAAGPLPRNHVFAVVGADARSGHVHLRNPWRPDAVLVLDARRFRRGVLSVDVTAPLR; via the coding sequence ATGAGCCGCACCCGCCCGCGCGTGCGCACCTGGCGCCGCACCCTGCGCGCGCTCGCCCTCATCGGGCGGGCGCGCGCCGCGCGTTCCGGGGCCGACGGCGACGCAGCCGACCGTGCCGAGGGCGGGGCGGGCGGGATCGACAGGACGGGTGGGGACGGCGACGGCCTGCTCCACCTCTCCCCCGGCCCGCACGGGACCGCGCTGCGGGAGGATCGCGGCCCGCTGGCCCCCGCGCGGCTGCTGCGGCCCCGCCAGGGCCGGCTCGGGGACTGCTGGCTGATGGCGCCGATGCTGGCCCTCCACGAGACCGCGCCGGAGCGGCTGCGGGCCCTGCTCCGCGAGGAGCCCGGCGGGATCGTGGCCGTGCAGCTGCCGGGGATGGATCGGCCGCTGCGGGTGGACCGTCGCCTGCCCGTCGAGACGGGAGGCGGGTTCTGCTACGCCCGGCGCCACGGCGCGAATCCCGGCTGGGCGGGCGTGCTGGAGAAGGCGATCGCCGGCCACGTGGCCGGGGACTACCGATTCCTGCAGCGGGGGCTGGCGCGCTTCGGCTTCGAGCTGCTGCTGGGCGAGCGGGTGCGCACCCGCCTGGCACTGCCGAGCGCCGGGCAGATCCTGGCCTGGCAGGCCGAGGGCCGCGCGCTCACGGCCTCCACCCATCCGCTGAGCTCCCTGGTGCCCGGCGCCGCCGGTCCCCTGCCCCGCAACCATGTGTTCGCCGTCGTCGGCGCCGACGCCCGCAGCGGGCATGTGCATCTGCGCAATCCGTGGCGCCCGGACGCGGTGCTGGTGCTCGACGCCCGCCGGTTCCGGCGCGGCGTGCTCTCGGTGGACGTCACCGCACCGCTGCGGTGA
- a CDS encoding SGNH/GDSL hydrolase family protein — MTAPSTPAPRTLLFIGDSITDAGRREDPDELGHGYVRLLAEHAAAHEPTATVLNRGISGDKAADLVARFDADCLAHRPDVVTLYVGVNDSWHRFTRGEHVRDDDFERDYRDLLDRLARTVPGASVVLMLPFVADVDAEAARIHEDLDGKATIIRRLAAEHGHALVDLEQVLATALAAGHTPRTIAEDGVHPTLAGHRLLADAWLDAAGR, encoded by the coding sequence ATGACTGCACCCTCCACCCCCGCGCCCCGCACGCTCCTGTTCATCGGCGACTCCATCACCGATGCCGGCCGCCGCGAGGACCCCGACGAGCTGGGCCACGGCTACGTGCGGCTGCTCGCCGAGCACGCCGCCGCCCACGAGCCCACCGCCACCGTGCTCAACCGCGGCATCAGCGGCGACAAGGCGGCGGACCTGGTGGCCCGGTTCGACGCCGACTGCCTCGCGCACCGTCCCGACGTGGTCACCCTGTATGTGGGCGTGAACGACTCCTGGCACCGCTTCACCCGCGGGGAGCACGTGCGCGACGACGACTTCGAGCGCGACTACCGCGACCTGCTGGACCGGCTCGCCCGGACGGTGCCCGGCGCGAGCGTGGTGCTGATGCTGCCGTTCGTCGCGGACGTCGACGCGGAGGCCGCACGGATCCACGAGGACCTCGACGGCAAGGCGACGATCATCCGGCGGCTCGCGGCCGAGCACGGCCACGCGCTCGTGGACCTCGAGCAGGTGCTCGCCACCGCCCTCGCCGCCGGCCACACCCCGCGCACGATCGCGGAGGACGGCGTGCACCCCACCCTGGCCGGGCACCGGCTCCTCGCCGACGCCTGGCTGGACGCCGCGGGCCGCTGA
- a CDS encoding UPF0182 family protein yields MPRPRPRPAPDASPSESRKVSPLAITVGVLAVLVIGLVVASEVWTKYLWMDQLEYTDVLTTRWGTQVVLFLGGLVLFAVPLFLSLRLAYTKRPVYPPVTREQEALEQFRAAVDPLRRGLTYGAPVVIGAFGGLALSRRWQDVQLFLHPQEFGQTDPIFGNDISFYVFTLPLIDMVISFGQFVLLVAIVGAIIGHFIYGGVSWGQESGLEVVRAARRHLGVLAAIYVVLLGAGHWFQRYDLLTAAHPRFEGASYADVNAILPAQTILAIASLAVAALFVVWIFRSDWRIPAIGAGLMILSTLVVGNLYPWAVQQFQVQPNERALEQEYIQHNIDATRAAFNLDTIEEVPYTASTDAEPGALRADASTTAQIRLMDPNIIAPTFEQREANRRYWGFDEPLSVDRYEIDGELQDTVIGVRELRPDTFGLADRSWVDQHIIYTHGYGTAAAYGNRRNADGEPSFLQSGVPGQGAFGEYEERVYFGRYSPNYSIVGAPEGSEPEEFDYQRGGADEEEGGEQVYNTFTGDGGPSVGGFVNQLLYAIKFRDPNIVISGYLNEESQILYDRDPQQRVREVAPFLSLDSQMYPAVVDGELVWVVDGYTTTTEYPYAQSVDLDTTVNDSQTNPNDTAANRERSANYMRNSVKATVNAFDGSVTLYTWDTEDPILQAWSEVFPDALRPPSEISGELMSHLRYPSDFFKAQREILSTYHVSVADDFYTQQDFWQVPPDPTVAAPQNPDGSTGEQDPQPPMYLTMQMPGDESPRFMLSSSFIPSEGQNVLTGYLAVDSETGSESGNPAESFGDMSLLVLPASNPVNGPGQVQATFNAEPNVSQALNLLQSGNSEVINGNLLTLPVGGGLLYVQPVYLQSSASGGGTQYPLLQMVLVSFGDRIGFAPTLDEALDLVFGGDSGASAGDAEVTDSDAPSGTADTETGEGTVEEDGGDEGSGDGGQATTGDGTAQERLDAALADMDAAVADAEAAMAEGDWTAYGEAQDRIADALNRALAANEELGGGALGSPSDGGEG; encoded by the coding sequence ATGCCGCGGCCGCGACCACGTCCCGCTCCTGACGCGAGCCCGAGCGAGTCCAGAAAGGTCTCCCCGCTGGCGATCACGGTGGGAGTCCTCGCCGTGCTCGTGATCGGGCTCGTCGTCGCCTCGGAGGTGTGGACCAAGTACCTGTGGATGGACCAGCTCGAGTACACGGACGTGCTCACCACCCGCTGGGGCACGCAGGTGGTGCTCTTCCTGGGCGGATTGGTGCTGTTCGCCGTCCCGCTGTTCCTCAGCCTGCGCCTGGCGTACACCAAGCGTCCCGTGTACCCGCCCGTCACCCGTGAGCAGGAGGCGCTGGAGCAGTTCCGCGCCGCCGTGGACCCGCTGCGGCGAGGTCTCACCTACGGGGCGCCGGTGGTGATCGGCGCCTTTGGCGGGCTCGCGCTCTCGCGCCGCTGGCAGGACGTGCAGCTGTTCCTCCACCCGCAGGAGTTCGGGCAGACGGACCCGATCTTCGGCAACGACATCTCCTTCTATGTCTTCACCCTGCCGCTGATCGACATGGTGATCTCGTTCGGGCAGTTCGTGCTGCTGGTCGCGATCGTCGGCGCGATCATCGGCCACTTCATCTACGGCGGTGTGAGCTGGGGCCAGGAGAGCGGCCTCGAAGTGGTGCGCGCCGCACGGCGCCACCTGGGCGTGCTCGCCGCGATCTACGTGGTGCTGCTGGGCGCCGGGCACTGGTTCCAGCGCTACGACCTGCTCACCGCGGCCCACCCCCGGTTCGAGGGCGCCTCCTACGCGGACGTGAACGCCATCCTGCCCGCGCAGACGATCCTCGCGATCGCCTCGCTCGCGGTCGCGGCGCTGTTCGTGGTGTGGATCTTCCGCTCCGACTGGCGGATCCCCGCGATCGGCGCCGGGCTGATGATCCTGTCCACCCTGGTGGTCGGGAACCTCTACCCGTGGGCGGTCCAGCAGTTCCAGGTCCAGCCCAACGAGCGCGCCCTGGAGCAGGAGTACATCCAGCACAACATCGACGCCACCCGCGCCGCGTTCAACCTCGACACGATCGAGGAGGTGCCCTACACCGCCAGCACCGATGCGGAGCCCGGCGCGCTGCGCGCCGATGCCTCCACCACCGCGCAGATCCGCCTGATGGATCCCAACATCATCGCGCCCACCTTCGAGCAGCGCGAGGCGAACCGCCGCTACTGGGGCTTCGACGAGCCGCTGAGCGTGGACCGCTACGAGATCGACGGCGAGCTGCAGGACACCGTGATCGGCGTGCGCGAGCTGCGACCGGACACCTTCGGCCTCGCGGACCGCTCCTGGGTGGACCAGCACATCATCTACACCCACGGCTACGGCACCGCGGCCGCTTACGGCAATCGCCGCAACGCGGACGGCGAGCCGAGCTTCCTGCAGTCCGGCGTGCCCGGGCAGGGTGCCTTCGGCGAGTACGAGGAGCGCGTCTACTTCGGCCGCTACTCCCCGAACTACTCGATCGTGGGCGCTCCGGAGGGCAGCGAGCCCGAGGAGTTCGACTACCAGCGCGGCGGCGCCGACGAGGAGGAGGGCGGCGAGCAGGTCTACAACACCTTCACCGGCGACGGCGGCCCCTCCGTGGGCGGCTTCGTGAACCAGCTGCTCTACGCGATCAAGTTCCGCGACCCGAACATCGTGATCTCCGGCTACCTCAACGAGGAGTCGCAGATCCTCTACGACCGCGACCCGCAGCAGCGTGTGCGGGAGGTGGCCCCGTTCCTGTCGCTGGATTCCCAGATGTACCCGGCCGTGGTGGACGGCGAGCTGGTGTGGGTGGTCGACGGCTACACCACCACCACCGAGTACCCCTACGCGCAGTCGGTGGACCTCGACACGACGGTCAACGACTCGCAGACCAATCCCAACGACACCGCGGCGAACCGGGAGCGCTCGGCCAACTACATGCGCAACTCGGTCAAGGCGACCGTGAACGCCTTCGACGGGTCGGTGACGCTGTACACCTGGGACACCGAGGACCCGATCCTGCAGGCCTGGTCGGAGGTGTTCCCGGACGCGCTGCGCCCGCCCTCGGAGATCAGCGGCGAGCTCATGTCCCACCTCCGCTACCCCTCGGACTTCTTCAAGGCGCAGCGGGAGATCCTCTCGACCTATCACGTCTCGGTCGCGGACGACTTCTACACCCAGCAGGACTTCTGGCAGGTCCCGCCGGATCCGACGGTCGCCGCCCCGCAGAACCCGGACGGCTCCACGGGCGAGCAGGATCCGCAGCCGCCGATGTACCTGACCATGCAGATGCCCGGCGATGAGTCGCCGCGGTTCATGCTCTCCTCGAGCTTCATCCCCTCCGAGGGGCAGAACGTGCTCACCGGCTACCTCGCCGTGGACTCCGAGACGGGCTCCGAGAGCGGCAACCCGGCCGAGAGCTTCGGGGACATGTCGCTGCTGGTGCTGCCGGCCTCGAACCCGGTGAACGGCCCCGGCCAGGTGCAGGCGACCTTCAACGCGGAGCCGAACGTCTCCCAGGCGCTGAACCTCCTGCAGTCCGGCAACTCCGAGGTGATCAACGGCAACCTGCTCACCCTGCCGGTGGGCGGCGGGCTGCTGTACGTGCAGCCCGTGTACCTGCAGTCCTCCGCCTCGGGCGGCGGCACCCAGTACCCGCTGCTGCAGATGGTGCTGGTCTCCTTCGGCGACCGGATCGGGTTCGCGCCCACGCTCGACGAGGCCCTCGACCTGGTCTTCGGCGGCGACTCCGGCGCGAGCGCCGGCGATGCCGAGGTCACCGACTCCGATGCCCCCTCCGGCACGGCCGACACCGAGACCGGCGAGGGCACGGTCGAGGAGGACGGCGGGGACGAGGGCTCCGGCGACGGCGGCCAGGCGACGACCGGGGACGGCACCGCCCAGGAGCGGCTCGACGCCGCGCTGGCCGACATGGACGCGGCGGTCGCCGACGCGGAGGCCGCCATGGCCGAGGGCGACTGGACCGCCTACGGCGAGGCGCAGGACCGGATCGCCGATGCGCTGAACCGGGCCCTCGCCGCCAACGAGGAGCTCGGCGGAGGCGCGCTCGGCTCTCCCTCGGACGGCGGGGAGGGCTGA
- a CDS encoding PPA1309 family protein — protein sequence MTTPAPDPLDAPTAALAAAVLEVARHVEGSPVPAPRLFALARSAELLDASPSLAALLGAEESGAQDPLHLTPIDLEDGTGPAADPLAALETVQWPDLAAGGALACDLPATAWSVRTETGAGALPEGRSLRVVVAALADGTTWSAVHRGGEDGYVLGAALLPDISSALLETLRPAD from the coding sequence ATGACGACTCCGGCCCCGGACCCCCTCGACGCCCCCACCGCGGCTCTGGCGGCCGCCGTGCTCGAGGTGGCACGCCACGTGGAGGGCTCCCCCGTCCCCGCCCCGCGCCTCTTCGCCCTCGCGCGAAGCGCCGAGCTGCTGGACGCCTCGCCCTCTCTGGCCGCGCTGCTGGGCGCGGAGGAGAGCGGCGCGCAGGACCCCCTGCACCTCACCCCGATCGACCTCGAGGACGGCACCGGGCCCGCGGCCGATCCTCTCGCCGCTCTCGAGACGGTGCAGTGGCCGGATCTCGCCGCGGGCGGCGCGCTCGCCTGCGACCTGCCGGCCACCGCCTGGAGCGTCCGCACCGAGACCGGCGCCGGCGCCCTCCCCGAGGGTCGGTCGCTGCGGGTGGTGGTCGCGGCGCTCGCCGATGGCACCACCTGGTCCGCGGTGCATCGCGGCGGCGAGGACGGCTACGTCCTCGGCGCCGCGCTGCTGCCCGACATCTCCTCCGCCCTGCTGGAGACCCTCCGGCCCGCGGACTGA
- a CDS encoding single-stranded DNA-binding protein, translated as MRDIQTSIMGNATADPTAHRQEDGSVTAKLRIAVTGRYYNTTLQEYADRKTEFVTVFVRRQLARYVLLSVRKGQPLIVTGRLSTSEWTGSDGAPRHSLNVQAEAVGHDLTYGTAMFQRPQRSDTVPDIDPYTGEVVDLDAVGAGGAGSAPSTGGEPLSGAASADEPATVEEDLTPAPF; from the coding sequence ATGCGGGATATCCAGACCAGCATCATGGGGAACGCGACCGCCGACCCCACCGCGCACCGGCAGGAGGACGGCTCCGTCACCGCGAAGCTGCGGATCGCCGTCACCGGGCGCTACTACAACACCACTCTGCAGGAGTACGCCGATCGGAAGACGGAGTTCGTGACGGTCTTCGTGCGCCGGCAGCTGGCCCGCTACGTGCTGCTCTCCGTGCGCAAGGGGCAGCCGCTGATCGTCACCGGCCGGCTGAGCACCTCGGAGTGGACGGGCAGCGACGGCGCGCCGCGCCACTCGCTGAACGTCCAGGCCGAGGCCGTCGGTCACGACCTCACCTACGGCACCGCCATGTTCCAGCGGCCGCAGCGCAGCGATACCGTCCCGGACATCGACCCCTACACCGGCGAGGTGGTGGACCTCGACGCCGTCGGTGCGGGCGGCGCGGGCTCGGCCCCGTCCACGGGTGGGGAGCCGCTCAGCGGCGCGGCCTCGGCGGACGAGCCCGCCACGGTCGAGGAGGACCTCACCCCGGCGCCGTTCTGA
- a CDS encoding superoxide dismutase, translated as MAEYTLPDLDYDYGALAPSISGKIMELHHSKHHATYVKGANTALEKLAAAREAGDFGTINQFSKDLAFNLGGHTNHSIFWKNLSPEGGDKPTGELAAAIDEFFGSFDSFRAHFTAAALGIQGSGWAVLAYEPIGGNLVIEQFYDQQNGVPVATIPLFQLDMWEHAFYLDYQNVKADYVTAIWDIVNWADVQARFTAARSSASGLVVPQA; from the coding sequence ATGGCGGAGTACACGCTTCCTGATCTCGACTACGACTACGGTGCGCTGGCGCCCTCGATCTCGGGCAAGATCATGGAGCTGCATCACTCCAAGCATCACGCCACCTACGTCAAGGGCGCGAACACGGCGCTGGAGAAGCTGGCGGCGGCGCGCGAGGCCGGGGACTTCGGCACGATCAACCAGTTCTCGAAGGATCTGGCGTTCAACCTGGGTGGTCACACGAACCACTCGATCTTCTGGAAGAACCTCTCGCCGGAGGGTGGGGACAAGCCCACCGGTGAGCTGGCCGCGGCGATCGATGAGTTCTTCGGCTCGTTCGACTCCTTCCGTGCGCACTTCACGGCGGCGGCGCTGGGGATCCAGGGCTCGGGCTGGGCGGTGCTGGCCTATGAGCCGATCGGGGGGAACCTGGTGATCGAGCAGTTCTACGATCAGCAGAACGGTGTGCCGGTGGCGACGATCCCGCTGTTCCAGCTGGACATGTGGGAGCACGCCTTCTACCTCGACTACCAGAACGTGAAGGCGGATTACGTCACGGCGATCTGGGACATCGTGAACTGGGCCGATGTGCAGGCGCGCTTCACCGCGGCGCGCTCGTCCGCCTCGGGCCTGGTGGTCCCGCAGGCCTGA